The DNA sequence ACGGCAACATCGAGGGTCCCGACGCCTACTGGGACTTCCTGTCCGAGAACCGGTCCGCGGTCGGTGAGGTGCCCCCGCAGCGGTGGGCGCATTTCGACGACGGCACACCGGCGGGCGCGGCGGCGCTGGCCGGGGTGACCCGGTGGGGTTCCTTCCTGCGCGACATCGACGCGTTCGACGCCGAGTTCTTCGAGATCATCCCTCGCGAGGCCACCCGGATGGACCCGCAGCAGCGGCTGCTCCTCGAGGTCACCCACGAGGCACTCGAACACGCCGGCATCCCCGCCGACTCGCTCGCCGAGACCCGCACCGGGGTGTTCGCCGGCGCGAGCGCAGGCGACTACGCCCAGCTGGGCGCTACCGATCTGAACCAGGTGGACGCCTGGTACGGAACCGGCGGGTCGATCAGCATCATCGCCAACCGGGTGTCCTACTTCTTCGACTTCCGCGGCCCGTCGGTGACGATCGACACCGCGTGTTCGTCGTCGCTGGTCGCGCTGCACCTGGCGTGTCAGAGTCTGCGCACCGGCGATTCGGATGTGGCGCTGGCCGCCGGGGTGAACCTGCTGCTGTCCCCGGCCGGCACCCGCAGCCTGGACCAGGCCGAGGCGATGTCGCCCACCGGCCGATGCCACGCCTTCGACGCCGCCGCTGACGGGTTCGTCCGTGGCGAGGGCTGTGGTGTCGCGGTGCTCAAGCGGCTGTCCGACGCCCAACGGGACGGCGACCGGGTGCTCGCGGTGATCCGGGGCTCCGCGGTCAACCAGGACGGCCGCTCCAACGGTCTGATGGCGCCCAACCCGGCCGCCCAGATGGCGGTGCTGCGCGCCGCGTACGCCGCCGCCGGGGTCAACCCGCGCGAGGTCGACTACGTCGAGGCCCACGGCACCGGCACGCTGCTCGGTGACCCGATCGAAGCCCGCGCCCTGGGCACGGTGCTCGGCAAGGGGCGGCCCGCCGACGCGCCGCTGCTGCTCGGCGCGGTCAAGTCCAACCTCGGGCACCTGGAGGCCGCCGCGGGCATCGCCGGGTTCGCCAAAGCGGTGCTGGCCCTGCAGCACAACCGGATTCCCGCCAACCTGGGCTATCAGAACCCGAATCCGCACATCCCGTTCGACAAGCTTCGACTGAAGGTCATCGCCGAGCACACCGAGTGGGCACCCGCCGGCCGGCCGCGCCGGGCGGGGATCTCGTCGTTCGGATTCGGCGGCACCAACGCCCACGTCATCATCGAGCAGGCGCCGGTCCCGGTGCCGACCGAAGGCGTGCCCACCGTGCTCACCACGCTGGTCGTCTCCGGCAAGACGGCCGAGCGGGTCGCCGGGCAGGCTCAGATGCTGGCCGACTGGATGACCGGCGCCGGCGCCGACGTGTCGCTGCAGGAGATCGCGCACACCCTCAACCACCACCGCACCCAGCACGCCAAGTTCGCCACGGTCACGGCTCGCGACCGCGAGCAGGCGCTGGCCGGGCTGCGATCACTGGCTCTGGGCCAGAGTGCCCCGGGCGTGGTCGGCGTTCCGACGCGCGTCCCGAAGCCGGGCACGGTGTTCGTCTACTCCGGGCAGGGTTCGCAGTGGGCGGGCATGGGCCGTCAGCTGCTGGCCGACGAACCGGCCTTCGCCGAGGCGCTGGCCGAGATCGAGCCGGTGTTCGTCGAACAGGTCGGCTTCTCCCTGCGCGAGATCATCGAGGGCGGTCTGCCCGTCAACGGCGACGCGCAGGTCCAACCGGTGTTGATGGGGCTGCAGCTGGCGCTGACCGAGCTGTGGCGCTCCTACGGCGTGCATCCCGACGCGGTCATCGGCCACTCCATGGGCGAGGTGACCGCCGCGGTCGTCGCCGGCGCGCTGAGCCTGGCCGATGGTCTCAAAGTGATCGCCGCCCGATCGTCGATCATGGCGCGGCTGGCCGGCCAGGGCGCGGTCGCGCTGCTCAACCTCGACGAGGACGCTGTCCGCGCGCGCATCGCCGGTCAGTCCAGCGTCGAGGTGGCCGGCTATCTGTCGCCGCGCCAGACCGTGGTGGCCGGGCTGCCCGAGGAGGTCGATGCCGTCATCGCGGCGGCCACCGCCGACAACGTCTTCGCCCGCCGCGTGAACATGGTGGTGGCGTCACACACCGCGTTGATGGATCCGGTGCTCGGCGACCTGCGTTCGGCGCTGGCAGACCTGGAACCGAGCATCCCGACGCTGCCGTTCCTGTCCACGGTCACCGCGCCGACCACCGCGGCCACGTTCGACGCCGACTACTGGGTGGCCAACGTGCGCCAGCCGGTGCAGTTCAGCCGCGCCGTCGCGGCGGCAGCCGGCGAACACGGCACCTTCATCGAGATCAGCCCGCACTCGACGCTGGGACAGCCGATCGCGGACACGCTGGCCGACCTCGACGACCCCTCGCACCACCTCGCCGTCGGCACGCTGGCGCGCGACAGCGACGACACCGTCACCTTCCACACCCACCGCAACGCCACGCACACGTCGCGGCCCCCGCACACCGCGCGGCACGGCGAGCCGCACGTGCCGCTGCCCACCACCCCGTGGCGGCGCACGCGGCACTGGGTGGAGGCACCGCCGCGGCACCGCGCCCCGGTCGGTCGCGGTGGGGCGCTGCCCGCCGAAAGCGCGGTACCGCCGGAGTGGTTCTGCGAACTGACCTGGCCGGAGAAGCCGCTGCCGGGCACCGCCGAGGGCGCTGCCGTCGATGGCCGCTGGCTGGTGATCGCCGACCCCGCGGTGGGCGAGGCGATGGCGCGCCTGCTCGACGGCGAGAGATCCTCGGTCACCGCGCTGCCCGCGTCCGCCGCCGCCGAGACCGTGGTCGAGGCCGTCGGGAACGCCACCCACGTGCTCTACGCCCCCGGCAGCACGGACGGGGGCGCACTGGGTTACGAATTGTTCGAGATGGGCCGCACGATCGCCGCGGCAGCCGCCCGACGCCCTGCACCGCCCACGCTGTACCTGCTGACCCGAAACGCCCAGCCGATGGCCGAGGGTGACCGCGCCAACGCGGCGCAGGCGGTGTTGTGGGGGCTGGGCCGCACCCTGGCGCTGGAGCATCCGGAGATCTGGGGCGCGGTCGTCGACGTCGACGAATCGGTCCCGGCGGCGGTGGCCGCGCGGTGGGTGCTCGGTGAGGTCCGAGCCGGTGACGGCGAGGACCAGCTGGTGTACCGGGCCGGTGCCCGGCACGCCGCGCGGCTGATCCATGCCCTGCCGCCCGCCCCGGCCGGCACCGACGCCGAAACGCTGGATCCCGAGCGGACGCATCTGGTCATCGGCGCGACCGGCAACATCGGACCGATCCTGATCGAGCAGCTGGCCGCGATGGGCGCCACGACCGTGGTCGCGGTGTCGCGTAATCCGGGTGACCGACTCGCCGCGCTCACCGAGCGGCTGGCCGAGAAGGGCACCACCGTCATCACCGCGGCGGCCGACGCCGCGGACAAGGCGTCGATGCGGGCGCTGTTCGACCGTTTCGGCGCCGACCTGCCGCCATTGGGCGGGGTCTATCTGGCCGCGATGAGCGGCGGGCCGGTCACGCTGACCGAGATGACCGACGACGACGTGGTCGCGATGTTCCGGCCCAAGATGGACGCCGCGATGGTGGCCCACGAACTGACCCTCGAGCATCCGGTGGCGCAGTTCGTGCTGTTCTCCTCGATCTCCGGGGTGCTCGGATCACGGTGGCTGGCGCACTACGCGGCCACCACCACGTTCAGCGACACCCTGGCTTTCGCGCGCCGCGCGGCCGGCCTGCCCGCCTGCGCCATCAACTGGGGGCTGTGGAAGTCGCTGGCCGACGCACAGACCGGGTTCGAGAAGCAGGCCACCGCGGAGTCCGGACTGGAGCCGATGGAGGACGCGGTCGCGATCACCGCGCTGCGCTCGTTCGTCGGTCCCCAGGCTCCGGCGCGGGCGACGGTGGTGGCCGCCGACTGGCCCCGGCTGGCCGCGGCGTATCACACCCGCGCCGAGCTGCACATCCTCGACGAGTTGCTCGCCGCCGAATCCGGCGTCGCAGCCGCAGCGCTCAGTGGCGACACCGCATTTCGCCAGGAGCTGAAGGACTGCGCGGCGCCGCGGCGCATCGACATGCTCACCGACCATGTGTTGGCGCAGGTCGCGGCGGCGATGGGGCTGACCTCGACGCACACTCTGGACCCCACCGTGGGGTTCTTCCAGTTCGGGATGGATTCGCTGATGAGCGTTACGTTGCAGCGTTCGCTCAGCGAAAGCCTGGGGGAGGCGTTGCCGGCGTCGGTCGTTTTCGACTATCCGACGGTCGAGGCGCTCACCGATTACCTGGCGTCGATCCTGCCTGAGATAATCGATACCGCCGGTTCCGACGACGAGGTCGCCGGCGCAGGCGTCGACGGCCCGGATGCGGCTGAGGACGCCTACGACGACCTTGCCGAGGACGAACTGCTTGCGAGACTTTCGGAAAGATTGAGTTGACTGAGATGACCCAAGCCTCTTCAGCGTCGCCCGCCACACCGGACCGCCGGGCGATCATCACCGAGGCGCTGCGCAAGATCGACGATCTGACCGCACGACTGGCGGAAGCCGAGAAGGCCGAGACCGAGCCGATCGCCGTCGTCGGCATCGGCTGCCGATTGCCCGGCGGGGTCGACAACTCCGACGACTTCTGGAAGCTGTTGTGCGACGGCGAGAGCGGAGTGATCAGGGTGCCCGCCGACCGGTGGGACGCCGACGAGTTCTATTCCCCCGATCACAGCGTGCCGGGCACCATCTGCAACCGCGAGGGCGGATTCCTCACGTCCTGGCAGCCCGACGAGTTCGACGCCGAGTTCTTCGCCATCGCGCCGCGTGAGGCGGCCGCCATGGACCCCCAGCAGCGGCTGCTCCTGGAAGTGTCCTGGGAGGCGCTCGAGGACGCCGGCATCAACCCCCGCACCCTGCGCGGGTCGGCGACCGGCGTGTTCATCGGCATGACGACCAACGACTACTACCACTCGGTGGTCGGCACGTTGCGGCCCGAAGACATCGACCCCTACATCCCGTTCGGCAACGCGCCGAACTTCGCGGCGGGCCGGTTGTCCTACTTCCTCGGCGTCCGCGGTCCGGCCGTGGTCAGCGACACCGCGTGCTCGTCGTCGCTGGTCTCCATCCACCTGGCCTGCCAGAGCCTGCGTCGCGGCGAGAGCGACCACGCCCTGGCCGCCGGGGTGAACCTGATCCTGAGCCCGGAGAACAACATCGCCTGTTCCCGGTGGGGCATGCTGGCGCCGGACGGCCGGTGCAAGACCTTCGACGCCGACGCCGACGGCTACGTCCGCAGCGAGGGCTGCGGGGTCGTGGTGCTCAAGCGCCTCTCCGACGCCCAGCGCGACGGGGACCGGGTGCTGGCGGTGGTCCGCGGCTCGGCGGTCAACCAGGACGGCGCCAGCAGCGGGCAGACCGTGCCCAACGGTCCCGCCCAGCAGGAGCTGATGCGCAAGGCGCTGCAGACCGCGCGGCTGGCACCGGCGGACATCGACTACATCGAGGCCCACGGCACCGGCACCGCACTGGGCGATCCGATCGAGCTCGACGCGCTGGCCGCGGTGTACGGCGACCGCGGCGCTTCGGCACCGCTGGTGCTGGGTTCGGTGAAAACCAACCTGGGCCATCTCGAGTCGGCGGCCGGGGTGACGGGCTTCATCAAAACCGTGCTCAGCGTCCAGCACGCGCACATTCCCCAGCAGCTGCACTTCCACTCCCTGACCCCGCAGGCGGGGGAGGGGGCGTCGCGATTCCGGATCGCGTCGGAGCCGCTGGACTGGCCCGCGGTCGAGCGGCCCCGCCGGGCCGCGGTGTCGTCGTTCGGCGTCAGCGGCACCAACGCGCACATCCTCGTCGAGCAGGCACCCGAACCCACCACCACCGAGGCGCAACCGGAACCGCCGGTGAGCACGCTGGTGGTCACCGGCAAGTCACCGGCGCGCATCGCGTCGCTGGCGGGGCGCCTGGCCGACTGGCTGCAGTCTCCGGACGGACAGGCCGCGACTCTGGCCGACGTCGCCGACACGCTCAACCATCGCCGCGCGCAGCATCCCCGCTTCGCCACGGTCGCCGCCGCCGACCGCGGGCAGGCGATCGCCGGGCTGCGCGCTCTCGCCGGCGGCTACCCGGCGCCGGGTGTGGTCGGCCCCAACGATCCGTCCATCGGCTCGGGCACGGTCTTCCTGTACTCGGGCCAGGGCTCGCAGTGGGCCGGCATGGGCAAGCGTCTGCTGGTCGACGAGCCCGCGTTCGCCGCAGCCGTCGACGAGCTCGAGGGCGACTTCGTCGCCCAGGTGGGCTTCTCGCTGCGCGACGTGCTGACCTCGGGGGAGACGGTCGAGGGCATCGACCGTATCCAGCCCGTACTGGTCGGCGTGCAGCTGGCGCTCACCGCGCTGTGGCGCTCCTACGGAATCGAACCCGACGCGGTGATCGGGCACTCGATGGGCGAGGTGACCGCGGCCGTGGTCGGCGGCGCGCTGAGTTCGGCCGACGGGCTGAAGGTGATCGCCACCCGCTCACGGCTGATGAAGCGCCTGTCCGGGCAGGGCGCGATGGCGCTGCTGGAACTCGATGCGGACGCCGCCGAGCAGTTGATCGCCGGATATCCCGGCCTCACCGTCGCCGTCTACGCCTCGCCGAACCAGACCGTCATCGCCGGCCCCCCGGATCAGGTGGACGCCGCGATCGCGGTGGTCGACGCCCAGGACAGGCTGGCCCGCCGGGTCGACGTGGACGTGGCGTCACACCACCCCATCATCGATCCGATCCTCGGCGACCTCCGCGACGCACTCTCCGGTCTGTCCCCGCGCGAGCCGAGCATCCCCGTCATCGTCACCACCGACGGCCGACCCACCGACGGCACCTGCGTGTTCGACGCCGAACACTGGGTGGCCAACCTGCGCAACCCGGTCCGCTTCGCCCGCGCGGTGGCCACCGCGGGCGCAGAGAAGTCGTTGTTCGTCGAGGTGAGCCCGCATCCGCTGCTCGCACATGCGATCAAGGACACCCTGCCCGAGGCGGGGCACCGCAGCATCGCGACGCTGCAGCGCGACGCCAACGACACCGTGACGTTCCGCACCCACCTCAACGCCGCGCACACCGCGCGGCCGCCCAGGCAACCGCAGCGCGGCGGCCCGCGGGTGCGGCTGCCGTTGACGCCGTGGCAGCACGCGCACCACTGGATCCACACCGCGAAGCCCGCCGACCAGCAGCGCCGCAGCGACCGGGACGTCGCCGCGCTGGCCGAGGGGGAGAAGCACGACTGGTTCCATCAGTTGAGTTGGCCGGTCAGCGATCTCGCCGCGGGCCGTGCCGACGGGCCGTGGCTCGTGGTGGCCGATGCCGCCGAGGCGCTGGCGGAGCTGCTCGGCCAGGGGTCGCGCGCGCTCCCGCTGACCGCGCTGGACGCCGGTGCTGACGACTCGGCGCTGCGCGCCGCGCTCGAGGGCGCGGCTCACGTGGTCTATGCGCCGGCCACTCCGGCGGGCCGTTTCGATGCCGCGGGCGCCTATCAGGTGTTCGGCCAGCTGCGCCGCCTGGTCGTCGCGCTGGCCGGCATGTCCGGCGTACCCCGGCTGTATGTGGCCACCCGCAACGCCCAGCCCGTCGCCGAGACCGACCGCGCCAATCCGGCGCACGCGGCGCTGTGGGGACAGGGCCGCACGCTGGCGCTCGAGCATCCCGAGTTCTGGGGCGGGCTCATCGACGTCGACGAGACGCTGCCCGCGGAACTGCTTGCGGCCTATCTGCTTTCCGAAGCCGCCCACACCGGGGGCGACGACCAGGCCGTCTACCGCGCCGGTGAGCGGCGGGTGCCGCGACTCGAGCCGCGGCCGTTGCCCGCGGTGCCCCTGACCCGGTTGGAGCGCGACACCAGCCACCTGGTGATCGGTGCGACCGGCAACGTGGGCCCGTATCTGATCCGCCAGCTGGCCGAGATGGGTGCCGCCACCGTGGTGGCGGTGTCGCGGCGCGGCGGGGGCGCGCTCACCGAGCTCGCCGACGAACTCGCGTCGCGCGGAACGACGTTGGTCGAGGTGGCCGCCGATGCCGCCGACGAGGCGTCAATGGCGACCGTGTTCGACCGCTTCGGCGCCGATCTGCCGCCGCTGGAAGGCATCTACCTGGCGTCGCTGGCGGGCGGCGAGGCGTTGCTGAGCGAGATGACCGACGACGACGTCACGCCGATGTTCCGCGCGAAGGTCGACTCGGCAGCGGTGCTGCACAAACTGTCGCTGACCACGCCGGTGCGTCGGTTCGTGCTGTTCTCGTCGATCACCGGCCTGCTGGGCTCTCGCGCGGTGGCGCATTACACCGCGGCCAATGCGTTCGCCGATGCGTTCGCCTACGCCCGCCGCACGCTGGGTCTGCCCGCCACGGTCGTGGACTGGGGGCTGTGGAAGTCGTGGGCGGATGCGCAGCCGCAGATGAAGGCGGCGGGTCTGGAGCCCATGCCG is a window from the Mycolicibacterium poriferae genome containing:
- a CDS encoding SDR family NAD(P)-dependent oxidoreductase translates to MTQASSASPATPDRRAIITEALRKIDDLTARLAEAEKAETEPIAVVGIGCRLPGGVDNSDDFWKLLCDGESGVIRVPADRWDADEFYSPDHSVPGTICNREGGFLTSWQPDEFDAEFFAIAPREAAAMDPQQRLLLEVSWEALEDAGINPRTLRGSATGVFIGMTTNDYYHSVVGTLRPEDIDPYIPFGNAPNFAAGRLSYFLGVRGPAVVSDTACSSSLVSIHLACQSLRRGESDHALAAGVNLILSPENNIACSRWGMLAPDGRCKTFDADADGYVRSEGCGVVVLKRLSDAQRDGDRVLAVVRGSAVNQDGASSGQTVPNGPAQQELMRKALQTARLAPADIDYIEAHGTGTALGDPIELDALAAVYGDRGASAPLVLGSVKTNLGHLESAAGVTGFIKTVLSVQHAHIPQQLHFHSLTPQAGEGASRFRIASEPLDWPAVERPRRAAVSSFGVSGTNAHILVEQAPEPTTTEAQPEPPVSTLVVTGKSPARIASLAGRLADWLQSPDGQAATLADVADTLNHRRAQHPRFATVAAADRGQAIAGLRALAGGYPAPGVVGPNDPSIGSGTVFLYSGQGSQWAGMGKRLLVDEPAFAAAVDELEGDFVAQVGFSLRDVLTSGETVEGIDRIQPVLVGVQLALTALWRSYGIEPDAVIGHSMGEVTAAVVGGALSSADGLKVIATRSRLMKRLSGQGAMALLELDADAAEQLIAGYPGLTVAVYASPNQTVIAGPPDQVDAAIAVVDAQDRLARRVDVDVASHHPIIDPILGDLRDALSGLSPREPSIPVIVTTDGRPTDGTCVFDAEHWVANLRNPVRFARAVATAGAEKSLFVEVSPHPLLAHAIKDTLPEAGHRSIATLQRDANDTVTFRTHLNAAHTARPPRQPQRGGPRVRLPLTPWQHAHHWIHTAKPADQQRRSDRDVAALAEGEKHDWFHQLSWPVSDLAAGRADGPWLVVADAAEALAELLGQGSRALPLTALDAGADDSALRAALEGAAHVVYAPATPAGRFDAAGAYQVFGQLRRLVVALAGMSGVPRLYVATRNAQPVAETDRANPAHAALWGQGRTLALEHPEFWGGLIDVDETLPAELLAAYLLSEAAHTGGDDQAVYRAGERRVPRLEPRPLPAVPLTRLERDTSHLVIGATGNVGPYLIRQLAEMGAATVVAVSRRGGGALTELADELASRGTTLVEVAADAADEASMATVFDRFGADLPPLEGIYLASLAGGEALLSEMTDDDVTPMFRAKVDSAAVLHKLSLTTPVRRFVLFSSITGLLGSRAVAHYTAANAFADAFAYARRTLGLPATVVDWGLWKSWADAQPQMKAAGLEPMPNDVAIRMLPAVLSPDAPAQAVVAGADWTRLADAYRMRAAVKVLDHLLAAPGDGVNLDSVPAPAWGTVLGEKVDGTGHDHVWRARLLPDERPYPVAHRVRGVEVVPVSVLLQTLSSAAEQLDGSAVGDVRFEYPIIADQPKVIHVVADGATLTVWSSAGPDTAEQRWTRHAGAVLTEAATAAPQGDQSPLDRQLFDAAAIAEMQRAWGVEGQPFAWTVTGCAATVDGARAEVQLPEDTESPAAALVDAAVHVARLADADNPALLLPAGAESLAVAAAPGVHGVVEVYRRSREDGAGLLVDVRITGTDGATWVDMRGLNYAPVESAPAPVTDETDSAAAEFIDWSTMTAAQTVAELQVRLRAVLARELGMPEDAVDVDQPFPELGLDSMMAMNLLRDAKQLVRIDLSATMLWNNPSISKLSAFVAELLAPMQQAAPEPEADDSEEGAEEFSVLDELFDSIESSSVESANAGSEGAI
- a CDS encoding type I polyketide synthase; the protein is MTSAVDEAAIRRWLVDYLVTNNGCSPEQIDAGASMHDLGVGSRDAVVLTGVLSEFVGRTVSPVDFWQYPTVDALAKFLTGGEVEPATPDAGGERPAALDEPVAVIGLGIRFPGGPDADGNIEGPDAYWDFLSENRSAVGEVPPQRWAHFDDGTPAGAAALAGVTRWGSFLRDIDAFDAEFFEIIPREATRMDPQQRLLLEVTHEALEHAGIPADSLAETRTGVFAGASAGDYAQLGATDLNQVDAWYGTGGSISIIANRVSYFFDFRGPSVTIDTACSSSLVALHLACQSLRTGDSDVALAAGVNLLLSPAGTRSLDQAEAMSPTGRCHAFDAAADGFVRGEGCGVAVLKRLSDAQRDGDRVLAVIRGSAVNQDGRSNGLMAPNPAAQMAVLRAAYAAAGVNPREVDYVEAHGTGTLLGDPIEARALGTVLGKGRPADAPLLLGAVKSNLGHLEAAAGIAGFAKAVLALQHNRIPANLGYQNPNPHIPFDKLRLKVIAEHTEWAPAGRPRRAGISSFGFGGTNAHVIIEQAPVPVPTEGVPTVLTTLVVSGKTAERVAGQAQMLADWMTGAGADVSLQEIAHTLNHHRTQHAKFATVTARDREQALAGLRSLALGQSAPGVVGVPTRVPKPGTVFVYSGQGSQWAGMGRQLLADEPAFAEALAEIEPVFVEQVGFSLREIIEGGLPVNGDAQVQPVLMGLQLALTELWRSYGVHPDAVIGHSMGEVTAAVVAGALSLADGLKVIAARSSIMARLAGQGAVALLNLDEDAVRARIAGQSSVEVAGYLSPRQTVVAGLPEEVDAVIAAATADNVFARRVNMVVASHTALMDPVLGDLRSALADLEPSIPTLPFLSTVTAPTTAATFDADYWVANVRQPVQFSRAVAAAAGEHGTFIEISPHSTLGQPIADTLADLDDPSHHLAVGTLARDSDDTVTFHTHRNATHTSRPPHTARHGEPHVPLPTTPWRRTRHWVEAPPRHRAPVGRGGALPAESAVPPEWFCELTWPEKPLPGTAEGAAVDGRWLVIADPAVGEAMARLLDGERSSVTALPASAAAETVVEAVGNATHVLYAPGSTDGGALGYELFEMGRTIAAAAARRPAPPTLYLLTRNAQPMAEGDRANAAQAVLWGLGRTLALEHPEIWGAVVDVDESVPAAVAARWVLGEVRAGDGEDQLVYRAGARHAARLIHALPPAPAGTDAETLDPERTHLVIGATGNIGPILIEQLAAMGATTVVAVSRNPGDRLAALTERLAEKGTTVITAAADAADKASMRALFDRFGADLPPLGGVYLAAMSGGPVTLTEMTDDDVVAMFRPKMDAAMVAHELTLEHPVAQFVLFSSISGVLGSRWLAHYAATTTFSDTLAFARRAAGLPACAINWGLWKSLADAQTGFEKQATAESGLEPMEDAVAITALRSFVGPQAPARATVVAADWPRLAAAYHTRAELHILDELLAAESGVAAAALSGDTAFRQELKDCAAPRRIDMLTDHVLAQVAAAMGLTSTHTLDPTVGFFQFGMDSLMSVTLQRSLSESLGEALPASVVFDYPTVEALTDYLASILPEIIDTAGSDDEVAGAGVDGPDAAEDAYDDLAEDELLARLSERLS